The following proteins are encoded in a genomic region of Periophthalmus magnuspinnatus isolate fPerMag1 chromosome 23, fPerMag1.2.pri, whole genome shotgun sequence:
- the LOC117392045 gene encoding proteinase-activated receptor 3: MDKAFVFAILFCLCFDRSLHDDVQGETLRNKSSNFSSIGPRTFLGQPVVVTVFSSGLNGTGASSPPVVSGSIPVLRLNSNRTASYLQGNISTILIPVLYILILAVGVPANLFTLCSLASKVRKVSSAILYCSLALSDLLLLLSLVFKAHYHLRGNHWLFGETACRMVSACFYGNLYCSAQTLASISVKRYLAVVHPFMYKSLPKRMCTTWVTVVLWMILGAGLVPELLVHQSYWISQLDIITCHDILPLGSESHKFLLYYNLVLTIFGLLVPLVVCVVCYVRILTELKQSHTDWGLYIRSSSLVFLIFLVCFTPAGVLHFAHYVQLFADGTEGLYMYFNVAVCLCCLHAAMDPFLFMLMSRSTGSNPYFRTFKSKSLSLSA; the protein is encoded by the coding sequence TTCAGGGAGAGACATTAAGGAACAAAAGCAGCAACTTCAGCTCTATTGGTCCCAGGACCTTTTTGGGACAGCCTGTGGTTGTGACCGTCTTCTCCTCTGGTCTGAATGGGACAGGAGCATCATCTCCTCCGGTTGTCTCAGGCTCTATACCGGTCCTCAGGCTGAACAGTAACAGGACTGCCTCTTACCTTCAAGGCAATATAAGCACCATTCTCATCCCAGTCCTGTACATCCTAATCCTGGCTGTGGGGGTCCCTGCTAATTTGTTCACCCTTTGCTCCCTTGCATCCAAAGTGCGCAAAGTGTCCTCTGCCATCCTGTACTGCAGCCTAGCTCTGTCTGACTTGCTTCTGCTGCTGTCTTTGGTGTTTAAAGCTCACTATCATCTCCGGGGGAATCATTGGCTATTTGGAGAAACTGCCTGCCGCATGGTCTCTGCCTGTTTCTATGGAAACCTGTACTGCTCAGCTCAGACGCTGGCCAGTATCAGTGTGAAGCGATATCTAGCTGTAGTCCACCCATTCATGTACAAGAGCTTACCCAAGAGAATGTGCACCACCTGGGTGACAGTGGTGCTGTGGATGATACTCGGAGCTGGTCTGGTCCCGGAGCTCCTGGTCCATCAGAGCTACTGGATCTCACAATTGGACATCATCACCTGCCATGACATCTTACCATTAGGATCTGAGTCCCACAAGTTTCTGCTATACTACAATCTAGTTTTGACAATCTTTGGCCTCTTAGTTCCTCTGGTGGTATGTGTGGTTTGTTATGTGCGTATTTTGACTGAGCTGAAGCAGTCCCACACTGACTGGGGCTTGTACATACGTAGCAGTTCTCTTGTTTTCCTAATTTTTCTGGTGTGTTTCACTCCTGCGGGAGTCTTGCACTTTGCCCACTATGTGCAGCTGTTTGCAGATGGGACAGAGGGCTTGTACATGTACTTTAATGTGGCTGTGTGTTTATGCTGCCTTCATGCAGCGATGGACCCCTTCCTGTTTATGCTCATGTCCCGCTCCACAGGATCCAATCCTTATTTCAGAACCTTCAAGAGCAAGAGCCTCAGTTTATCAGCGTAA